The following proteins are encoded in a genomic region of Aquella oligotrophica:
- the serA gene encoding phosphoglycerate dehydrogenase, with protein MNNKYFIIDFDSTFVQVEAMDELAVIALANHPDSEKVIEEIRSITNLGMEGKISLSESLNKRVQLLGANKKHIEQVITLLKTKVTQSFKRNSEFLKNHASNIYIVSSGFKECILPVVKEFGILENHVYANTFTYDENGNVNGLDTTNPLSQDKGKVSVVKNLALTGDVWAIGDGITDYEIREAGAASLFYAFTENITREAVIAKADAEIKSFDELLYIHELPRAISYPRNRIKILLLENVHPNGIKLLQDEGYTVECMKGSLGEDELCEKIKDVSILGIRSKTMVTKKVLDAAERLISIGAFCIGTNQIDLDYATKKGVCVFNAPYSNTRSVVEMVIGEIIMLMRKVVSKNTKMHKGVWDKSADNCYELRGKKLGIVGYGNIGSQLSVLAESLGMQVYYYDVIEKLQLGNAKKCDTLDELLSIADVVTLHVDGRKSNANIIGEYEFGLMKDKVIFINLSRGHVVDIDAMVKVLQSGKILGAAVDVFPYEPKNNQEEFINPLRGFDNVILSPHIGGSTEEAQLNIGEFVARRMINYVNTGDTTQSVNLPNIQLPELKQAHRLIHLHSNVPGILAQINQVLANHSANVLGQYLKTNELVGYVISDINVEYGKNVLNDLKKIPGTIRARVLY; from the coding sequence GTGAATAACAAATATTTTATTATTGATTTTGATAGTACTTTTGTTCAGGTTGAGGCAATGGATGAGTTGGCGGTAATTGCTCTAGCTAATCATCCGGATAGTGAAAAGGTTATTGAAGAAATTCGTTCTATAACTAATCTTGGGATGGAAGGAAAAATCTCTCTAAGTGAAAGTTTAAATAAACGAGTTCAGTTACTTGGAGCAAATAAAAAACATATTGAACAAGTGATTACTTTACTTAAAACTAAAGTTACCCAGTCATTTAAACGGAATAGCGAATTTTTGAAAAACCATGCAAGTAATATTTACATTGTGAGTAGTGGTTTTAAGGAATGTATCCTTCCGGTTGTAAAAGAATTTGGTATTCTTGAAAATCATGTTTATGCCAATACCTTTACTTATGATGAAAATGGTAATGTTAATGGACTTGATACCACAAACCCTCTAAGTCAGGATAAAGGTAAAGTCAGTGTAGTAAAAAATCTGGCATTGACAGGTGATGTTTGGGCGATTGGTGATGGGATTACCGATTATGAAATTCGTGAAGCTGGTGCTGCTAGTCTTTTTTATGCATTTACGGAAAATATTACACGCGAGGCTGTAATTGCCAAAGCTGATGCCGAGATAAAAAGCTTTGATGAGCTTCTTTATATTCACGAGCTACCACGAGCTATTTCCTACCCACGGAATCGAATTAAAATATTATTACTTGAAAATGTTCACCCGAATGGAATTAAGCTTCTTCAGGACGAAGGCTATACTGTTGAATGTATGAAAGGTAGCTTGGGTGAAGATGAATTATGTGAAAAAATCAAAGATGTTTCAATTTTAGGTATTCGTTCCAAAACGATGGTAACCAAAAAGGTACTTGATGCCGCAGAACGGCTAATTTCGATTGGCGCATTTTGTATCGGAACTAATCAGATTGACCTTGATTATGCTACCAAAAAAGGTGTATGTGTCTTTAATGCACCTTATAGTAATACCCGTAGCGTAGTTGAAATGGTAATTGGTGAAATTATCATGTTAATGCGTAAAGTGGTTAGCAAAAATACCAAAATGCATAAAGGTGTTTGGGACAAATCTGCGGATAATTGCTATGAATTGCGTGGTAAGAAATTAGGTATTGTTGGTTATGGTAATATTGGTTCTCAATTATCTGTCTTAGCCGAGTCACTTGGGATGCAAGTATATTACTATGATGTTATTGAAAAGCTTCAATTAGGTAATGCAAAAAAATGTGATACTCTTGATGAACTACTATCAATTGCTGATGTAGTTACTCTTCACGTCGATGGACGTAAGAGTAATGCAAATATTATTGGTGAGTACGAGTTTGGTTTGATGAAAGACAAGGTGATTTTTATCAATCTCAGTCGTGGACATGTGGTAGATATTGATGCGATGGTAAAAGTGTTGCAATCAGGTAAAATACTTGGTGCGGCAGTGGATGTATTTCCATACGAACCAAAAAATAATCAGGAAGAATTTATAAACCCGCTACGTGGTTTTGATAATGTAATTTTGTCACCACATATTGGTGGTAGTACTGAAGAAGCGCAATTAAATATCGGTGAATTTGTAGCTAGAAGAATGATTAATTATGTCAATACTGGTGATACTACACAAAGCGTTAATTTGCCAAATATTCAATTACCAGAACTAAAACAGGCACACCGCTTGATCCATTTACATTCAAATGTACCGGGTATTTTGGCGCAAATCAATCAGGTGTTAGCAAACCATTCTGCAAATGTGCTTGGGCAATATCTTAAAACCAATGAACTAGTAGGATATGTAATTAGTGATATTAATGTTGAATATGGCAAAAATGTCCTCAATGATCTTAAAAAAATTCCAGGTACAATTCGCGCGCGAGTATTATATTAA
- a CDS encoding chalcone isomerase family protein yields MRKLLQAMILGHFLIVPAIFAADSDFVTVSDTKFATSTKVNGTDLVLNGAGLRTKFLVKVYTLGLYVPQKSNSAKSLLQVSTPEMIEIHMLRTISADTFADALNEGLAANNSKDVLAKLKPQIDQLEATMKGAGKTKENDVIRLSYIPGTGTQVFLNGAKLGDSIGGGADFYSALLKIWLGDNPIDKSLKDSIVGSSK; encoded by the coding sequence ATGCGTAAATTATTACAAGCTATGATCTTGGGGCATTTTTTAATAGTTCCAGCAATTTTTGCAGCAGATTCAGATTTTGTAACTGTTTCTGATACAAAATTTGCAACCAGTACCAAGGTGAATGGAACGGATCTAGTTTTAAATGGTGCTGGGCTTAGAACCAAATTTCTGGTAAAAGTCTATACGCTTGGACTTTATGTACCACAAAAATCTAATTCTGCTAAATCATTGCTACAGGTTAGTACCCCTGAAATGATTGAGATTCATATGTTACGAACTATTTCAGCGGATACTTTTGCTGATGCCTTAAATGAAGGTCTTGCCGCGAATAATTCCAAAGATGTTCTTGCTAAATTAAAACCGCAGATAGACCAGCTTGAGGCGACAATGAAGGGAGCGGGTAAGACCAAAGAAAATGATGTAATCAGGCTTAGTTATATCCCAGGTACTGGCACCCAAGTATTTTTAAATGGTGCTAAGCTTGGTGATTCGATCGGTGGTGGCGCTGATTTTTATAGCGCATTATTAAAAATCTGGCTTGGGGATAATCCAATCGATAAAAGTCTAAAAGATTCTATCGTTGGCTCGTCCAAATGA